In Nicotiana tabacum cultivar K326 chromosome 19, ASM71507v2, whole genome shotgun sequence, one DNA window encodes the following:
- the LOC107819760 gene encoding 2-carboxy-1,4-naphthoquinone phytyltransferase, chloroplastic, translating into MFPKSKLGGSCDGISSSHFQRSNSCFWFQSKQLNSFIGPTSTRKFIFKTCSLASHVTQRSIGRSGNEINFRWKEVKQRHSSQRRFFTCRYDATTSMENEENISQATLIWRAIKLPIYSVALVPLTVGSAAAYLQTGIFSAKRYFMLFVSSVLIITWLNLSNDVYDFDTGADKDKKESVVNIVGSRTGTFIAAYLLLALGFFGLTYTSVEAANMRAILLLASAIICGYIYQCPPFRLSYQGLGEPLCFAAFGPFATTAFFLLQSSTSELPITCTILSASVLVGFTTSLILFCSHFHQVEGDKAVGKFSPLVRLGTQAGSRVVKVGVAALYSGMLLLGLTQTLPFTCIILCALTIPVGKLVVSYVENNYEDKAKIFMAKYYCVRLHALFGVALAAGFVAAKMVARYHVPKPIF; encoded by the exons ATGTTCCCAAAATCCAAACTTGGGGGGAGTTGTGATGGCATTAGCAGCAGCCACTTTCAACGCTCCAATTCTTGCTTCTGGTTTCAATCTAAACAGCTAAACAGCTTTATTGGCCCTACTTCTACTAG GAAATTTATTTTTAAGACTTGTTCACTAGCGTCACACGTCACACAAAGATCAATTGGAAGATCTGGAAATGAGATTAACTTTAGATGGAAGGAAGTCAAGCAACGACATTCAAGCCAGAGACGTTTCTTCACATGTAGATATGATGCTACTACCTctatggaaaatgaagaaaatatttCACAAGCTACTTTGATATGGAGGGCAATCAAATTACCAATATACTCCGTAGCCCTAGTTCCTCTAACT GTAGGGAGTGCAGCTGCTTATTTGCAGACAGGCATCTTTTCTGCTAAGCGTTATTTTATGCTGTTCGTGTCTTCAGTTCTTATCATCACTTGGCTTAATTTAAG CAACGACGTTTATGATTTTGACACAGGAGCTGATAAGGACAAGAAAGAGTCAGTTGTGAACATTGTTGGCAG CCGAACGGGGACGTTCATTGCTGCATACTTGTTACTTGCTCTTGGTTTCTTTGGGCTTACCTATACATCTGTGGAGGCTGCAAATATGCGTGCAATATTACTATTAGCTTCTGCAATCATTTGCGGTTACATATACCAG TGCCCGCCATTTCGGTTAAGTTACCAAGGACTGGGGGAACCCTTGTGCTTTGCTGCATTTGGTCCTTTCGCTACTACTGCCTTTTTCTTGCTTCAAAGCAGCACCAG TGAGCTCCCAATCACTTGTACAATTCTTTCGGCATCAGTACTTGTTGGTTTCACAACATCACTTATCCTGTTCTGTAGTCATTTCCACCAG GTAGAAGGGGATAAGGCCGTGGGAAAATTTTCTCCGCTG gttaggcttggtactcaAGCTGGTTCCAGAGTTGTAAAAGTGGGTGTGGCAGCATTATATTCAGGGATGCTTCTTCTTGGTTTGACTCAAACACTTCCGTTTACATGCATT ATTCTTTGTGCTTTAACAATTCCAGTGGGAAAACTGGTCGTTAGCTATGTGGAGAACAACTATGAG GACAAAGCAAAGATCTTTATGGCAAAGTATTACTGTGTGAGACTCCATGCTCTATTTGGGGTGGCTTTGGCTGCTGGTTTTGTAGCAGCTAAAATGgttgctagatatcatgttccaAAACCAATATTCTGA